One Cryobacterium roopkundense genomic region harbors:
- a CDS encoding IS1380 family transposase encodes MQLSHTHRSFSASFDDPNLVSSAGLVPTMALAEKTGLGALVDEWVKLPGYFGANAGLKALALVAGMLTGADSIDDMAVLRHGALRKLFTGTYAPSTLGSFLRAFAFGHVRQLDAAASRWLQNLGAVTPIVTGIDDLALVDIDDTIREVHGYKKQGAGFGYSGVRGLNALLAIVSTGSAAPIIVSSRLRKGPTNSARGAKKFVSDTLATVKRLRSPTAKGMLLLRADSAYYVSAVIQAALRAGAMVSITARLNSLVKAGISTIPDTAWTPIKYTNAIFDDATGRWISDAEVAEIPFTAFGSKKKSEQIPGRLVVRRIPELNKTVAAGQGTLFDLFRFHAFFTTSTLNTVDADKTHRHHAIIENLNADMKASAMAHFPSGVFTANAAWLVLACITFNLTRAAGTLANPALGKAVTATVRRKLINVAARVSTSARRVTLHLPESWPWEEGWSALFTSVCNPPGRAAT; translated from the coding sequence ATGCAACTTTCTCACACTCACCGGTCCTTTTCTGCATCCTTCGACGACCCCAATCTCGTGTCGTCGGCCGGACTGGTGCCCACGATGGCTCTGGCCGAGAAAACAGGCCTCGGCGCGCTGGTCGATGAGTGGGTGAAACTGCCCGGTTACTTCGGCGCGAATGCCGGCCTGAAAGCGCTGGCACTGGTCGCAGGAATGCTCACCGGCGCCGACTCCATCGACGATATGGCCGTGCTCCGGCACGGCGCTCTCCGGAAATTGTTCACCGGAACCTATGCGCCCTCGACCCTGGGATCGTTCCTGCGCGCGTTCGCTTTTGGCCATGTCCGCCAGCTCGACGCCGCCGCGTCCCGGTGGCTGCAGAACCTCGGCGCCGTCACGCCGATCGTGACCGGTATCGACGACCTCGCCCTGGTCGATATTGACGACACCATCAGGGAAGTGCACGGATATAAGAAGCAAGGCGCCGGGTTTGGCTACTCCGGTGTTCGCGGCCTCAACGCCCTGCTCGCCATCGTCAGCACCGGATCGGCCGCTCCGATCATCGTCAGCTCCCGGCTACGCAAAGGCCCCACCAACTCCGCCCGCGGCGCAAAGAAATTCGTCTCCGACACCCTCGCGACCGTGAAACGACTGCGCAGCCCAACCGCAAAAGGAATGCTTCTCCTCCGAGCCGACAGCGCCTACTACGTCAGCGCCGTCATCCAAGCTGCCCTCCGTGCCGGGGCGATGGTTTCGATCACGGCACGCCTGAATTCATTGGTGAAAGCGGGTATCAGCACCATCCCCGATACCGCGTGGACCCCGATCAAATACACCAATGCGATCTTCGACGACGCCACCGGGCGGTGGATCTCCGACGCGGAAGTCGCCGAAATCCCCTTCACCGCGTTCGGCTCCAAGAAGAAGAGCGAACAAATCCCTGGACGCCTCGTCGTGCGCCGCATCCCGGAACTGAACAAGACCGTCGCCGCCGGGCAAGGCACCCTTTTCGACCTGTTCCGCTTTCACGCGTTCTTCACCACCAGCACCCTGAACACCGTTGACGCCGACAAAACCCACCGCCACCATGCGATCATCGAAAATTTGAACGCCGACATGAAAGCGTCGGCGATGGCGCACTTCCCGTCCGGCGTATTCACGGCCAACGCCGCCTGGCTGGTGCTGGCCTGCATCACGTTCAATCTCACCCGCGCCGCCGGCACCCTCGCCAATCCCGCCCTCGGAAAAGCCGTCACCGCGACCGTTCGCCGCAAACTCATCAACGTCGCCGCCAGAGTATCCACGTCGGCACGACGCGTCACATTGCACCTGCCCGAAAGCTGGCCCTGGGAAGAAGGCTGGTCGGCGCTGTTCACCAGCGTTTGCAACCCGCCCGGCCGCGCCGCCACCTAA
- a CDS encoding exonuclease domain-containing protein encodes MPASGFAVIDFETTGLFPGGHDRVIEVAVVHVTAEGQIEGQRETLINPGRDLGRQDIHRVRAADVMNAPTFAEVAPRLVSLLSGRVIVAHNAGFDTRFLMAELARANYPVADPVVSLCTMQLARDLLSGTGRSLADCCAAYDIDLTGAHRASVDAYATAQLLASYIASAANPSIWGDSLALAADYSWPTMSAAPRSWYERPDGAQEQTASTFLGRISTRLPEITGPAQDQEYLALLDRCLIDRHLSAHEAQALVLLAEELGLSRHRCEVLHSEYFTALARIAWSDNVLTTAEMADLVDVANLLDIPADALDAALDQPAASLIVVTTAHFKLHLGDLVVLTGDMARPRSAWESELLSRGFAPRSAVTKKVALLVAADPNSLSGKARKARDYGIPIVGEVALARLASAFPLTR; translated from the coding sequence GTGCCCGCATCCGGATTCGCCGTCATCGACTTCGAGACCACTGGTCTCTTTCCGGGCGGTCACGACCGTGTCATCGAAGTCGCCGTGGTGCACGTCACTGCCGAAGGCCAAATCGAGGGCCAACGGGAAACACTCATCAATCCGGGCAGAGACCTCGGACGCCAGGACATTCACCGTGTGCGTGCCGCGGACGTAATGAACGCGCCGACCTTCGCCGAGGTTGCGCCGCGACTCGTCTCTCTGCTCAGCGGCCGGGTCATCGTCGCCCACAACGCCGGCTTCGATACGCGCTTCCTCATGGCCGAACTTGCCCGCGCCAACTATCCCGTTGCCGACCCGGTGGTTAGCCTCTGCACCATGCAACTGGCCCGCGACTTGCTCTCGGGGACCGGTCGTTCACTGGCCGACTGTTGTGCCGCCTACGACATCGACCTCACCGGCGCCCACCGAGCCTCCGTCGACGCCTACGCGACCGCCCAACTGCTGGCCAGTTACATCGCCAGTGCCGCGAATCCGAGCATCTGGGGCGATTCGCTGGCCCTGGCCGCTGACTACAGCTGGCCAACCATGTCGGCGGCGCCGCGCTCGTGGTACGAACGACCCGATGGTGCGCAGGAACAGACCGCATCGACTTTTCTGGGGCGGATCAGTACTCGGCTGCCCGAAATTACTGGCCCGGCCCAAGACCAGGAATACCTTGCGCTGCTCGATCGATGCCTGATCGACCGGCACCTATCCGCTCATGAAGCCCAGGCCCTCGTGCTGCTTGCCGAAGAGCTTGGCCTCAGCCGTCATCGGTGCGAGGTGCTGCACAGCGAGTACTTCACCGCCCTCGCTCGAATCGCATGGTCCGACAACGTCCTCACCACGGCTGAAATGGCCGACCTTGTCGACGTTGCCAACCTCCTCGATATTCCAGCGGATGCGTTGGACGCTGCACTCGATCAGCCGGCAGCGTCGCTCATAGTCGTGACTACCGCCCATTTCAAACTGCACCTCGGCGATCTCGTGGTGCTCACCGGCGATATGGCTCGGCCTCGAAGCGCCTGGGAATCTGAGCTCCTCAGCCGTGGTTTCGCCCCTCGAAGCGCGGTGACCAAGAAAGTTGCGCTTCTGGTCGCCGCGGATCCGAATTCACTCTCCGGCAAGGCCCGAAAAGCCCGGGACTACGGCATCCCCATCGTTGGTGAGGTCGCCCTCGCCCGTTTGGCGAGCGCGTTTCCGCTGACGCGGTAG
- a CDS encoding elongation factor G-like protein EF-G2: MSGKGAQETPKASGRGGAEQRRASGSGAPADRPEKIRNVALVGRSGAGKTMLAEALLVATGVITRMGSILAGSTVSDSDPSEIHQQRSVTLSVLPLVVADVKVNLLDTPGYVDFIGDVRAGLRAADAALFVVSAVDGVDAATTALWEECERIGMPRAVVISRIDHPRADYDAVLAACQNAFGVSVLPLYAPVRAGGAITGLLGVLSGTVSGSRAGAADPAVRPATNVERDEAESARAALIEGIIAESEDESLMERYLGGEDIALETLIADLEVAVARGSLYPVLATSAETGVGLTEVLELLTGAFPSPLERALPTVSDLNGKPAGPLSCDPDGPLVGEVVRTTIDSFLGRVCLVRVFSGTLREDSIVHVGGHGLTDRGHQDHDSDERVTHLQSPLGAILRPVPFAVAGDICALTRLTSAETGDTVSDREAPVLVDAWQMPEPLMPVAVQGAAHSDEDALAKNLGKVAAVDPTLRVERNAETHQLVLWCMGEAHAEVVLDRLRAQGVNVQTVDVITPLRETFTVAVSARGRYVKQSGGHGQYGVCEIEVEPLERGAGFEFVDKIVGGAVPKHYIESVEKGVRAQMQRGVAAGFPLVDIRVTLTGGKTHSVDSSDAAFQAAGALALREAAAVTRVQLLEPVSAVRITVPDAHVGAVMIDLSTRRAHVTGTTSVSGERTEIRAEIPDAELVRYAIELRALTAGSGRFSRSSLRYDPVPGKASSTAVTD; this comes from the coding sequence ATGTCGGGTAAGGGTGCACAGGAAACGCCGAAAGCGTCGGGCCGGGGCGGCGCGGAGCAGCGGCGGGCCTCGGGGTCGGGGGCGCCGGCGGATCGGCCCGAGAAGATCCGCAACGTGGCACTGGTGGGCCGGTCGGGCGCCGGCAAGACCATGCTCGCCGAAGCGCTGCTCGTGGCCACGGGCGTCATCACGCGCATGGGGTCGATCCTCGCCGGCAGCACGGTGAGCGACTCGGACCCGAGCGAGATCCACCAGCAACGATCCGTCACGCTCTCGGTGCTGCCGCTCGTGGTCGCCGACGTAAAGGTGAACCTGCTCGACACCCCGGGCTACGTCGATTTCATCGGCGACGTGCGCGCCGGGCTGCGGGCAGCGGATGCCGCCCTCTTCGTGGTCTCCGCCGTCGACGGCGTCGACGCGGCCACCACAGCCCTGTGGGAGGAATGCGAACGCATCGGCATGCCGCGAGCCGTGGTGATCAGCCGGATCGACCACCCGCGAGCTGACTACGACGCCGTGCTCGCGGCCTGCCAGAACGCGTTCGGCGTGTCGGTGCTGCCGCTGTACGCGCCGGTCCGTGCGGGCGGCGCGATCACGGGGTTGCTCGGCGTGCTGTCGGGCACGGTGTCAGGCTCCCGCGCGGGCGCCGCCGACCCCGCCGTGCGGCCGGCGACCAACGTCGAACGCGACGAGGCCGAATCGGCGCGAGCCGCGCTGATCGAGGGGATCATCGCCGAGAGCGAAGACGAGTCCCTGATGGAGCGCTACCTCGGCGGCGAAGACATCGCCCTCGAGACACTCATCGCCGATCTGGAGGTTGCGGTGGCGCGAGGGTCTTTGTATCCGGTGCTGGCGACATCCGCTGAAACCGGTGTGGGACTGACCGAGGTGTTGGAGCTGCTGACCGGCGCGTTCCCCTCACCGCTGGAACGGGCGCTGCCCACGGTATCCGACCTGAACGGCAAGCCGGCCGGGCCGCTGAGCTGCGACCCCGACGGCCCCCTGGTGGGCGAGGTGGTGCGCACGACCATCGACTCGTTCCTCGGCCGGGTGTGCCTGGTGCGGGTGTTCTCCGGCACGCTTCGGGAGGACTCCATTGTGCACGTGGGCGGCCACGGGCTCACCGACCGGGGCCATCAGGACCACGACAGCGACGAGCGGGTGACGCACCTGCAATCACCGCTGGGGGCCATCCTCCGCCCGGTGCCGTTTGCCGTGGCGGGGGATATCTGCGCGCTCACCCGGCTGACGAGCGCCGAGACCGGCGACACCGTTTCGGACCGAGAGGCGCCCGTGCTCGTGGACGCGTGGCAGATGCCGGAGCCGCTGATGCCGGTGGCCGTGCAGGGCGCAGCGCACAGCGACGAAGACGCGCTCGCCAAGAACCTCGGCAAGGTGGCGGCCGTCGATCCGACGCTGCGCGTGGAGCGCAACGCCGAAACGCACCAGCTCGTGCTGTGGTGCATGGGGGAGGCGCACGCCGAGGTGGTGCTCGACAGGCTGCGCGCCCAGGGCGTGAACGTGCAGACCGTCGACGTGATCACGCCGCTGCGGGAGACCTTCACCGTGGCGGTGTCGGCCCGGGGCCGGTACGTGAAGCAGTCCGGCGGACACGGCCAGTACGGGGTCTGCGAGATCGAGGTGGAACCGCTCGAACGCGGCGCCGGGTTCGAGTTCGTAGACAAGATCGTGGGCGGCGCGGTGCCCAAGCACTACATCGAGTCGGTCGAGAAGGGCGTGCGGGCGCAGATGCAGCGTGGCGTGGCGGCGGGGTTCCCCTTGGTGGACATTCGGGTGACGCTCACGGGCGGCAAGACTCACAGCGTCGATTCATCGGATGCCGCGTTCCAGGCCGCCGGTGCCCTCGCGCTGCGGGAGGCCGCCGCGGTGACCCGCGTCCAGCTGCTGGAACCCGTCTCGGCCGTGCGGATCACGGTGCCCGACGCCCACGTGGGAGCGGTGATGATCGACCTCTCCACCCGGCGGGCCCACGTGACCGGCACCACGTCGGTGAGCGGTGAGCGCACCGAGATCCGGGCCGAGATTCCGGATGCCGAGTTGGTGCGATACGCGATCGAGCTGCGGGCACTGACCGCGGGCAGTGGCCGGTTTAGTCGAAGCTCCCTGAGGTACGATCCGGTACCGGGCAAGGCGTCGTCGACGGCCGTGACCGACTGA
- a CDS encoding dihydrofolate reductase family protein, which translates to MTVTCDITVSSDGFAAGPNQSLEHPLGEGGERLHRWMMELADENAAEIAAIVDAGAFVMGRNMFGPGRGEWDHEWTGWWGEDPPYHAPVFVLTHHPRAPLVMEGGTTFTFVTDGIESAMEQARLVAGDRTVAIAGGASTVRQYLSAGLIEELRLHVAPVVLRAGEPLLEGLDGVTLEQVSSVERDLVTHVTYRVVH; encoded by the coding sequence ATGACAGTTACCTGCGACATCACGGTCTCGAGCGATGGCTTCGCGGCGGGTCCGAATCAGAGCCTGGAGCATCCGCTTGGAGAAGGCGGCGAACGACTGCACCGCTGGATGATGGAGCTCGCCGACGAGAACGCCGCGGAGATCGCGGCCATCGTGGACGCGGGCGCGTTCGTCATGGGCCGCAACATGTTCGGACCGGGCCGCGGCGAATGGGACCACGAGTGGACGGGCTGGTGGGGCGAGGACCCGCCGTACCACGCGCCGGTGTTCGTGCTCACGCACCACCCGCGCGCGCCGCTCGTGATGGAGGGCGGCACGACGTTCACGTTCGTGACCGACGGCATCGAGTCCGCGATGGAGCAGGCGCGTTTGGTCGCGGGGGATCGCACGGTGGCGATAGCTGGTGGGGCCTCCACCGTGCGGCAATACCTGTCAGCCGGGCTGATCGAGGAGCTGCGGCTGCATGTCGCGCCCGTGGTGCTGCGTGCCGGCGAGCCGTTGCTGGAGGGGCTCGACGGCGTGACGCTGGAGCAGGTGAGCTCCGTGGAGCGTGACCTGGTGACCCACGTGACGTACCGGGTGGTGCACTGA
- a CDS encoding type II toxin-antitoxin system PemK/MazF family toxin, giving the protein MRGDIHRLRAPQGARGHEQSGARFAVILQSDQLMLSTLLVAPTSRSAQPQSFRPTISIGGESTQVLVEQTTAIAPERLGILVGHVSRDELDCIDDALRLALELD; this is encoded by the coding sequence GTGCGTGGTGACATTCACCGACTTCGCGCACCTCAAGGCGCGCGCGGCCACGAGCAATCCGGTGCACGATTCGCCGTCATTCTGCAGTCGGACCAGTTAATGCTGTCGACGCTTCTGGTCGCGCCGACCTCACGTTCCGCGCAACCGCAAAGCTTTCGACCGACAATTTCTATCGGCGGCGAAAGCACTCAGGTGCTGGTGGAGCAGACAACGGCCATCGCGCCGGAGCGCCTCGGCATTCTCGTGGGGCATGTCAGTCGCGACGAACTTGACTGTATCGACGACGCCCTGCGCCTGGCCCTGGAGCTCGATTAA
- a CDS encoding ThuA domain-containing protein codes for MKTHVQRLVTGISAVGLMLSLGAVAAPAAADDDEYKVLVVGETLGFRHSHIDDTTLAVAKLGQENGFTVDVWDSRQPTLTMASTPFTTAEDLSQYATIIFASPVDATNNLDPLRPRLLDDAELGAFQGYIRGGGGFVGLHAATDSMHTVPWYSELTGGGARFLGHPAQQTATLHVESPNHPSTSMLPATWELFDEWYNFTANPRDDVHVLITLDESTYNPGSGAMGADHPLAWCQNFEGGRSWYEGAGHVDANYSDPMFLAHILGGIEWTAGMASGGGDCVTFGEVDRVLAGVDDGSQKYKKLSAQLASYLDDAEIAADAGDHAGATATLRKAQAKAHGLQDDVLVSKLGNLVTWQEGLRS; via the coding sequence ATGAAAACGCATGTTCAACGACTGGTGACCGGAATCTCGGCGGTCGGGCTGATGCTCAGCCTGGGCGCCGTCGCCGCACCGGCAGCCGCCGATGATGACGAGTACAAGGTGCTGGTCGTCGGGGAAACCCTCGGGTTTCGGCACTCGCACATCGATGACACGACGCTCGCGGTCGCCAAGCTGGGCCAGGAAAACGGTTTCACCGTGGACGTGTGGGACTCGCGTCAGCCAACCCTGACCATGGCTTCCACTCCGTTCACGACGGCCGAGGACCTGTCGCAGTACGCGACCATCATCTTTGCCTCACCGGTGGACGCTACGAACAACCTTGACCCGCTCCGTCCGCGGCTCCTCGATGACGCGGAGTTGGGGGCGTTCCAGGGCTACATCCGAGGCGGTGGCGGCTTTGTCGGTCTGCACGCGGCCACGGATTCGATGCACACTGTGCCCTGGTACAGCGAGCTCACTGGAGGCGGCGCCCGCTTCCTCGGCCACCCGGCACAGCAGACGGCCACCCTGCACGTCGAGAGCCCGAATCATCCGTCCACGTCGATGCTGCCGGCCACTTGGGAGCTCTTCGACGAGTGGTACAACTTCACGGCGAACCCCCGTGACGACGTGCACGTGTTGATCACCCTCGACGAGTCAACCTACAACCCGGGCAGCGGCGCGATGGGTGCCGACCACCCCCTCGCGTGGTGCCAGAACTTCGAGGGCGGGCGCTCCTGGTACGAAGGCGCCGGACACGTCGACGCGAACTACTCCGACCCGATGTTCCTCGCCCACATCCTCGGCGGCATCGAATGGACCGCCGGCATGGCGAGCGGCGGCGGCGACTGCGTCACCTTCGGTGAGGTCGACAGGGTGCTCGCGGGAGTGGACGACGGGTCACAGAAGTACAAGAAGCTCTCCGCTCAGCTGGCGTCCTACCTCGACGACGCGGAGATCGCAGCGGATGCCGGCGACCACGCCGGTGCAACGGCCACGCTTCGCAAGGCTCAGGCCAAGGCGCACGGACTTCAGGATGACGTTCTGGTGTCGAAGCTCGGCAACCTCGTCACCTGGCAGGAGGGCTTGCGCTCCTAA
- a CDS encoding HNH endonuclease signature motif containing protein, whose protein sequence is MTTSTDHLIESTAALADTYSHALGGGVRIEEEPDARADLQRMTNAGLMASMAATFEVVRLGQALLVREAGELNDRFEHDTGIAAQTGNRNAAAALTDIGHISMAEAGRLVRVGKATKPRMSLIGEQLPPEYSEVARAVNAGELTVDSALYITANLEQAAPRATTEDLDAAEKELVEFAITNPVDSVRKLSIRYRDALDVDGVEPREEVLVSRRGLKRMVLPNGMKRYVLDADPVSAAYLDTAIDGMTSAELRKPRFEAKEDPDGCGDNHEIIGDGRTMPQLNFDAFVDIVRHALSCKEGLGALDHTTIIVRMTLESLQTGLGEAQLDGVEQPISAGTARKMAAEACLIPMVLGGKSEVLDFGLRKRLFTTAQKLAAIERDGGCATAGCNRPPSYAEGHHIRWYKAHDGPTNQANCVMLCSACHHRIHREGWDVVVTDNVVYFIPPASVDPRRTPRRGGRPPVPAPKGHDGPHYTR, encoded by the coding sequence ATGACCACTTCAACGGACCACCTCATCGAGAGTACGGCGGCACTCGCCGATACGTACTCTCACGCCTTGGGTGGTGGTGTGCGAATTGAGGAGGAACCGGACGCACGGGCGGACCTGCAGCGGATGACCAACGCGGGTCTGATGGCCAGCATGGCGGCGACCTTCGAGGTGGTCAGGCTGGGGCAGGCCCTCCTGGTTCGGGAAGCGGGTGAACTCAACGACAGGTTCGAACACGACACCGGCATCGCCGCCCAGACCGGCAACCGAAATGCCGCCGCCGCCCTCACCGACATCGGTCACATCTCGATGGCGGAGGCTGGGCGGTTGGTGAGGGTGGGGAAGGCGACGAAGCCGCGGATGAGTCTGATCGGGGAGCAGCTGCCGCCGGAGTATTCGGAGGTCGCTCGAGCGGTCAATGCGGGGGAGCTCACCGTCGATTCGGCGCTGTACATCACCGCGAACCTCGAGCAGGCCGCCCCACGGGCCACGACCGAAGACCTCGACGCGGCGGAGAAGGAGTTGGTGGAGTTCGCGATAACCAACCCGGTGGATTCGGTGCGGAAGCTGTCCATTCGGTACCGGGACGCCCTCGACGTGGACGGGGTCGAACCGCGGGAGGAGGTGCTGGTGTCGCGGCGGGGGTTGAAGCGGATGGTGCTGCCCAACGGCATGAAACGCTACGTGCTCGACGCCGACCCGGTGTCAGCGGCGTACCTGGACACCGCGATCGACGGGATGACCAGCGCGGAACTGCGCAAACCCAGGTTTGAAGCCAAGGAAGATCCTGACGGGTGCGGCGACAACCACGAGATCATCGGCGACGGCCGAACAATGCCGCAACTGAACTTCGATGCCTTCGTCGACATCGTGCGTCACGCTCTCTCCTGCAAGGAAGGGCTCGGGGCGCTGGATCACACGACGATCATCGTCAGGATGACCCTCGAATCCCTACAAACCGGCCTCGGTGAAGCGCAACTGGATGGGGTTGAACAGCCTATCTCCGCCGGAACGGCCCGAAAGATGGCCGCGGAGGCGTGTTTGATCCCGATGGTCCTCGGTGGGAAGAGCGAGGTGCTCGACTTCGGCCTCCGAAAACGGCTCTTCACGACGGCGCAAAAGCTGGCCGCCATCGAACGAGACGGCGGGTGTGCGACGGCGGGGTGTAACCGTCCGCCAAGCTACGCGGAGGGTCACCACATTCGTTGGTACAAAGCGCATGACGGGCCGACAAATCAAGCCAACTGCGTGATGCTCTGTAGTGCGTGCCACCATAGGATCCACCGCGAGGGCTGGGACGTGGTCGTGACAGACAACGTGGTGTACTTCATCCCACCCGCCAGTGTCGATCCCAGGAGAACTCCGCGCAGAGGCGGACGACCGCCGGTGCCAGCACCGAAAGGCCACGACGGGCCGCACTACACGCGCTAG
- a CDS encoding IS110 family transposase, with the protein MTYSRKDLILGVDTHKDFHHAAVINHVGKSIADRKFDATSAGYSDLIAWATGVGRIGRAGIEGTGSYGAGLTRELTRRGIPVIDVIAPDKQLRRLRGKTDQIDAYNAARAVLNELATAVPKTQDGFVEALRVLRTSRRLLVKQRTESMNQLQCLIVSAPADLRVSLAKLKAKNLALRCSKIPVRKADDLVMTETKNVLRSLGKRYLELLTEADRLMKRLGAIVKEHAPELLAVHGVGPDVAATMLIVAGENVDRLNNESAFAHLIGTAPIQASSGKTNRHRLNRGGHRQGNSAAYRIVMVRMKSHEKTRDYVVKALARGKTKREAMRLLKRYVAREIFQILITIRERHQQAAISA; encoded by the coding sequence ATGACCTATTCCCGCAAGGATCTGATCCTCGGCGTCGATACGCACAAAGATTTTCATCACGCGGCGGTGATCAACCACGTCGGAAAATCGATCGCCGACCGGAAGTTCGACGCCACCTCCGCCGGGTACTCCGACCTCATCGCCTGGGCGACCGGCGTCGGCCGGATCGGCCGCGCCGGCATTGAAGGGACCGGGTCCTACGGCGCCGGCCTCACCCGCGAACTCACCCGCCGTGGCATCCCCGTCATCGACGTCATCGCGCCGGATAAGCAGCTGCGACGGCTGCGCGGCAAGACCGACCAGATCGACGCTTACAACGCGGCCCGCGCCGTCCTCAACGAGCTCGCCACCGCCGTCCCGAAGACCCAGGACGGCTTCGTGGAGGCCCTGCGAGTGCTGCGCACCTCCCGTCGCTTGCTAGTCAAACAGCGCACCGAGAGCATGAATCAGTTGCAATGCCTGATCGTCAGCGCGCCCGCAGACCTGCGCGTGAGCCTCGCGAAACTCAAGGCGAAGAACCTGGCTCTGCGCTGCTCAAAGATCCCCGTGCGCAAGGCCGACGACCTCGTCATGACCGAAACGAAGAATGTCCTCCGCTCCCTCGGCAAACGCTATTTGGAGTTGCTCACAGAAGCCGACCGGCTGATGAAACGCCTCGGCGCCATCGTAAAAGAACACGCCCCGGAACTGCTCGCCGTGCACGGCGTTGGACCGGACGTCGCCGCGACAATGCTGATCGTCGCCGGCGAAAACGTCGACCGCCTCAACAACGAATCCGCCTTCGCACACCTCATCGGCACCGCCCCAATCCAAGCCTCATCCGGCAAGACCAACCGACACCGATTGAACCGCGGCGGCCACCGCCAAGGCAACTCAGCGGCCTACCGAATCGTCATGGTCAGGATGAAATCCCACGAGAAAACCCGCGACTACGTAGTCAAAGCCCTCGCCCGCGGAAAGACCAAACGCGAGGCCATGCGCCTCCTCAAACGCTACGTCGCACGAGAGATATTCCAAATCCTCATCACCATCAGAGAACGCCACCAACAAGCCGCAATCTCAGCTTGA
- a CDS encoding IclR family transcriptional regulator: MTEPAANPVLVLGKIRQIMDCFTVEEPTLSLGAIRKRAGLPESTTQRLVQNLVSEGFLDRDGSGYRIGLAVARWAINATQGLDVIQAARPILQTLREQTQESSVLYVRWRQYRTVVATARSPRAISRVLEVGTVMPLHLGSAGKVFLAFDEFARQELLTVAPEEALPAELLEQIRVQGWASSFEEREPEVASVSSPVFDHHGNVVAVVGIVAPSSRLNEATAAPAYTAPVVEAAALISAALGFAQ; this comes from the coding sequence GTGACCGAACCGGCTGCCAACCCCGTACTGGTGCTGGGCAAGATTCGTCAGATCATGGACTGCTTCACCGTTGAGGAACCCACGCTCTCGCTCGGCGCCATCCGCAAGCGCGCCGGACTGCCGGAGAGCACCACGCAGCGCCTCGTGCAGAACCTGGTGTCGGAGGGGTTTCTCGACCGCGACGGCAGCGGCTACCGCATCGGGCTCGCCGTGGCGCGCTGGGCGATCAACGCGACGCAGGGCCTCGACGTGATTCAGGCCGCCCGGCCCATCTTGCAGACGCTGCGCGAACAGACCCAGGAGTCGTCGGTGCTCTACGTGCGGTGGCGGCAGTACCGCACCGTGGTGGCCACTGCCCGTTCGCCGCGTGCCATCTCCCGCGTGCTCGAGGTGGGCACCGTGATGCCGCTGCACCTCGGCTCCGCCGGCAAGGTATTTCTGGCCTTCGACGAGTTCGCCCGGCAGGAGCTGCTCACCGTCGCGCCCGAGGAGGCGCTGCCCGCCGAGTTGCTCGAGCAGATCCGCGTGCAGGGCTGGGCCTCATCGTTCGAGGAGCGCGAACCCGAGGTCGCCTCGGTGAGCTCTCCCGTGTTCGACCACCACGGCAACGTCGTGGCCGTGGTCGGCATCGTGGCCCCCTCATCCCGCCTCAACGAGGCGACCGCCGCGCCCGCCTACACGGCCCCGGTCGTGGAGGCCGCCGCCCTGATCTCCGCCGCCCTCGGCTTCGCCCAGTAG